Proteins encoded in a region of the Panicum hallii strain FIL2 chromosome 3, PHallii_v3.1, whole genome shotgun sequence genome:
- the LOC112887562 gene encoding putative F-box protein At1g67390: MDASGEEGDDFTTYGQVAQFFNSMEGPSAQERIDGIVPALASLLPAPYVPAPEVESDSDDERFSLFSFDSESEASDDGADHDAFTAAPSDGEDRISRLPDTLLADIIHRLPTKDARRTAALSTHWRRVWAGTLLLVDDAHLLGATFWLNFILVLPRCVTAHPGPVRGVRVTHVSFYAHEYALRRLVAALADKDVQDLILVNRPWPLDMPLPDDIFRCASLDRLYLGVWYVPKTTAAHPPAFPALRELGLFHSIVANQEFEAMLAHCPKLEVLFLVMSYHNPSRLRLASGSLKIAVDWMSSFDEVAVEFHT, translated from the exons ATGGACGCCTCCGGCGAAGAAGGAGACGATTTCACCACGTACGGTCAAGTCGCGCAGTTCTTCAACTCCATGGAGGGCCCGTCCGCGCAGGAGCGTATCGACGGCATCGTCCCCGccctcgcctccctcctccccGCGCCCTACGTCCCCGCCCCAGAGGTCGAGTCCGACTCCGACGACGAGCGCTTCTCCCTCTTCTCCTTCGACTCCGAGTCCGAGGCCTCCGACGACGGGGCGGACCACGACGCGTTCACGGCGGCGCCGAGCGACGGTGAGGACCGCATCAGCCGCCTCCCGGACACGCTCCTCGCCGACATCATCCACCGCCTCCCCACCAAGGACGCCAGGCGCACCGCCGCGCTCTCCACGCACTGGCGCCGCGTGTGGGCCGGAACCCTGCTCCTCGTCGACGACGCCCACCTCCTCGGCGCGACCTTTTGGCTCAACTTTATCCTAGTTTTG CCGCGCTGCGTGACCGCGCACCCCGGCCCCGTCCGCGGCGTGCGCGTCACCCACGTCTCCTTCTACGCGCACGAGTACGCGCTCCGGCGCCTGGTCGCGGCCCTCGCCGACAAGGACGTCCAGGACCTCATCCTCGTCAACCGCCCGTGGCCGCTCGACATGCCGCTCCCCGACGACATCTTCCGCTGCGCCTCCTTGGACCGCCTCTACCTCGGCGTATGGTACGTCCCGAAGACGACCGCCGCGCACCCGCCCGCGTTCCCCGCCCTCCGCGAGCTCGGTCTCTTCCACAGCATCGTCGCCAACCAAGAATTCGAGGCCATGCTCGCGCACTGCCCCAAGCTGGAGGTCCTCTTCCTCGTCATGTCGTACCACAACCCATCGCGTCTCCGCCTCGCCTCCGGCAGCCTCAAGATCGCGGTGGACTGGATGTCGTCCTTCGACGAGGTCGCCGTGGAATTCCACACATGA
- the LOC112887560 gene encoding peroxisomal membrane protein PEX14-like isoform X2, producing MADLSTFADGEVAEEAKRQAPGQGSSEGSHGTLLQDIREQETRKGKAAVGSSELMREDLVQSAVSFLKHPKVLTSSDGQRRSFLENKGLTVNEIDEAFRRLQSPSSHSLSSNTCTSQGVSDHSCRISQETKVGTKCMDGSDRVEPETEPVAPVVPRHPKSYMEIMEMIQRGERPDDIQDINDDPPNPDQPISEPRMAPKPKPWEKQGQESSAWDLKLPSSDSSELRSEVQQDSTSKATKSADSSHQGQGDSLLQQEGAAGSESPTDAAATS from the exons ATGGCAGATTTGTCTACGTTTGCGGATGGAGAGGTGGCCGAAGAAGCGAAGCGGCAGGCTCCAG GCCAAGGAAGCTCTGAAGGTAGTCATGGTACTCTTTTGCAAGACATAAGGGAGCAGGAAACAAGAAAAGGAAAGGCGGCTGTTGGATCCAGTGAGCTGATGAGGGAGGATCTGGTGCAGAGTGCTGTTAGTTTTCTGAAACATCCGAAAGTATTAACCTCTTCGGATGGACAGAGGCGATCTTTCCTTGAAAATAAAGGACTCACTGTGAATGAAATAGATGAAGCATTTCGGCGTTTACAA AGCCCATCTTCGCATTCTTTGAGCTCAAATACTTGCACATCTCAAG GGGTATCTGATCATTCGTGCAGGATTAGTCAG GAAACTAAAGTTGGCACAAAGTGTATGGATGGTTCAG ATAGGGTTGAACCTGAAACGGAACCTGTGGCCCCTGTGGTGCCTCGTCATCCAAAATCTTATATGGAG ATCATGGAAATGATACAAAGGGGTGAGCGGCCAGATGATATCCAG GATATTAATGATGACCCTCCAAACCCTGATCAACCAATCTCGGAACCCCGTATGGCACCGAAACCCAAG CCATGGGAAAAGCAAGGTCAAGAAAGTTCGGCCTGGGATTTGAAATTACCATCAAGTGACTCCAGCGAATTGAGATCAGAAGTTCAACAAGACAGCACCAGCAAGGCTACGAAGTCAGCCGACAGCTCCCACCAAGGGCAAGGGGACTCACTGTTGCAACAAGAAGGAGCTGCAGGCTCTGAATCTCCAACAGATGCTGCTGCCACTTCGTAG
- the LOC112886350 gene encoding uncharacterized protein LOC112886350: MEVRIPQPKEIEGPSAASVAAPLTDALAPPPVPRDADEDGAPVPVFSGEETSSDEGEFEFEFPFVSRESPAGTAAPADELFADGRIRPFYPVFGRGVGVGGCVHAAGIHDGTARSAPAAAPRVRGQLGRLFLEETRARNLSTSSTASSSSSAAADDDRDGLEGAAPESYCVWRPGSGSSAPASPSPRPPRKSGSTGSMARWRRISDLVVGRSHSDGKEKFLFFATPQHEAPSKDKPKPRPTPAAPRKPTPTTAEVDTVTAAHRISYLPKGGGTGGVVVPGGTPRRTFLPYREELVGFFANVNGVSRSHQHPF, from the coding sequence ATGGAGGTGAGAATCCCCCAGCCAAAAGAGATAGAAGGTCCCAGCGCCGCCTCCGTAGCTGCACCGCTGACAGAcgcgctcgcgccgccgccggtgccccgCGATGCCGATGAGGACGGCGCTCCCGTCCCGGTTTTCTCCGGCGAGGAGACGTCGTCCGACGAGGGGGAGTTCGAGTTCGAGTTCCCGTTCGTCAGCAGGGAGTCCCCCGCGGgcaccgccgcgccggccgACGAGCTGTTCGCGGACGGGCGGATCAGGCCGTTCTACCCGGTGTTCGGGCGCGGTGTCGGCGTCGGCGGGTGTGTCCATGCGGCTGGCATCCACGACGGCACGGCGCGGTCCGCTCCGGCTGCGGCGCCGCGGGTGAGGGGCCAGCTAGGGCGGCTCTTCCTAGAGGAGACCCGCGCGCGCAACTTGTCGACCAGCTCCacggcgtcgtcgtcgtcgtccgccGCCGCGGACGACGACAGGGACGGCCTGGAGGGCGCGGCGCCGGAGAGCTACTGCGTGTGGAGGCCGGGCTCCGGCTCCTCCGCGCCGGCGTCGCCCTCCCCGCGCCCGCCCAGGAAGAGCGGCTCGACGGGGTCCATGGCGCGGTGGCGCCGCATCAGCGACCTCGTCGTGGGGCGCAGCCACAGCGACGGCAAGGAGAAGTTCCTCTTCTTCGCCACGCCGCAGCACGAGGCGCCCAGCAAGGACAAGCCCAAGCCCAGGCCGACTCCGGCGGCCCCCAGGAAGCCCACCCCCACCACCGCGGAGGTCGACACGGTGACCGCCGCCCACCGGATATCCTACCTCCCCAAGGGCGGCGGAACCGGCGGCGTCGTCGTCCCCGGCGGCACGCCCCGGCGCACGTTCCTGCCGTACCGTGAGGAGCTCGTGGGCTTCTTCGCCAACGTGAACGGCGTCAGCCGGAGCCACCAGCATCCGTTCTGA
- the LOC112887560 gene encoding peroxisomal membrane protein PEX14-like isoform X1: MADLSTFADGEVAEEAKRQAPGQGSSEGSHGTLLQDIREQETRKGKAAVGSSELMREDLVQSAVSFLKHPKVLTSSDGQRRSFLENKGLTVNEIDEAFRRLQSPSSHSLSSNTCTSQGVSDHSCRISQQETKVGTKCMDGSDRVEPETEPVAPVVPRHPKSYMEIMEMIQRGERPDDIQDINDDPPNPDQPISEPRMAPKPKPWEKQGQESSAWDLKLPSSDSSELRSEVQQDSTSKATKSADSSHQGQGDSLLQQEGAAGSESPTDAAATS, encoded by the exons ATGGCAGATTTGTCTACGTTTGCGGATGGAGAGGTGGCCGAAGAAGCGAAGCGGCAGGCTCCAG GCCAAGGAAGCTCTGAAGGTAGTCATGGTACTCTTTTGCAAGACATAAGGGAGCAGGAAACAAGAAAAGGAAAGGCGGCTGTTGGATCCAGTGAGCTGATGAGGGAGGATCTGGTGCAGAGTGCTGTTAGTTTTCTGAAACATCCGAAAGTATTAACCTCTTCGGATGGACAGAGGCGATCTTTCCTTGAAAATAAAGGACTCACTGTGAATGAAATAGATGAAGCATTTCGGCGTTTACAA AGCCCATCTTCGCATTCTTTGAGCTCAAATACTTGCACATCTCAAG GGGTATCTGATCATTCGTGCAGGATTAGTCAG CAGGAAACTAAAGTTGGCACAAAGTGTATGGATGGTTCAG ATAGGGTTGAACCTGAAACGGAACCTGTGGCCCCTGTGGTGCCTCGTCATCCAAAATCTTATATGGAG ATCATGGAAATGATACAAAGGGGTGAGCGGCCAGATGATATCCAG GATATTAATGATGACCCTCCAAACCCTGATCAACCAATCTCGGAACCCCGTATGGCACCGAAACCCAAG CCATGGGAAAAGCAAGGTCAAGAAAGTTCGGCCTGGGATTTGAAATTACCATCAAGTGACTCCAGCGAATTGAGATCAGAAGTTCAACAAGACAGCACCAGCAAGGCTACGAAGTCAGCCGACAGCTCCCACCAAGGGCAAGGGGACTCACTGTTGCAACAAGAAGGAGCTGCAGGCTCTGAATCTCCAACAGATGCTGCTGCCACTTCGTAG